A genomic segment from Apium graveolens cultivar Ventura unplaced genomic scaffold, ASM990537v1 ctg246, whole genome shotgun sequence encodes:
- the LOC141700499 gene encoding uncharacterized protein LOC141700499 — protein MSITRSTWLLSSPLSFLVASYYSSRVTFTSCPPLRFLLYSMSSQHPGRQSHRTASYRYSSSYGEDEEDDDALSCSFDEAVVLFNERDYYKCHDVLESLWNKSQDPTRTLVHGILQCAVGFHHLFNQNHKGAMMELGEGVCKLRKMNLESGPFFEFEKEISAVLEFIYQTQLEFAACIEDYCLAMDESERSYKLLGGYGARQRMYSLDLETDYKVAYIVFCPEGVEAYSVVASADRPRIKLPNLHATQQQLMDLDYN, from the exons ATGTCAATAACCAGATCAACATGGCTGCTTAGTTCTCCACTTTCATTCCTCGTTGCATCTTATTATTCATCTCGTGTTACGTTTACTAGTTGTCCTCCATTAAGATTTTTGTTATATTCTATGTCGTCTCAACATCCAGGCAGACAAAGTCACAGAACAGCATCATATCGATACTCCTCCTCTTATGGTGAAGACGAAGAGGATGACGACGCCTTAAGTTGCAGCTTTGATGAAGCTGTAGTGCTGTTTAACGAAAGGGATTATTACAAGTGTCATGACGTTCTGGAATCACTCTGGAACAAATCCCAGGACCCAACTCGTACGCTTGTTCATGGAATTCTACAGTGTGCCGTGGGCTTCCATCACCTCTTTAACCAG AATCATAAAGGAGCGATGATGGAGTTGGGCGAGGGAGTGTGTAAGCTGAGAAAGATGAATTTGGAGAGCGGACCTTTTTTTGAGTTTGAAAAAGAAATTTCTGCTGTTCTTGAATTCATTTATCAGACTCAGCTGGAGTTTGCTGCTT GTATAGAAGACTATTGTCTGGCTATGGATGAATCGGAGAGATCATATAAGCTTCTTGGCGGGTATGGTGCTAGACAGCGGATGTACAGTTTAGATTTGGAGACTGACTACAAAGTGGCGTACATTGTATTCTGCCCGGAAGGAGTTGAAGCTTATAGTGTTGTCGCCTCCGCTGATCGACCAAGAATTAAACTCCCAAACCTTCATGCTACACAGCAACAACTCATGGACCTGGATTACAATTGA
- the LOC141700502 gene encoding uncharacterized protein LOC141700502: MFSHPSQKTKTLIALAMFSHRSVSRLCGRVGSVNQASRILPTHFHLNSLSQSYSVLSGSRNSKDHAHMLANASPNYLGSLAAQLGFLKVNDNASLPSALNSKSYIHSASPKKFELGRDSRPVNSGRGILNEDRPNHLDLGRDSRPVNFARGVTNENRPNQLDFGRDSRQMNLARGVMNGNRPNDFGWGRDLRPMNFNRGAMDENRSNGFRGPQLSHQEVEKDTADIVHIKLIRNNAFVTVTDYKGNKKIGASAGCLKDKVSRYSADSTAERVGRLAKDMGLKSFVVKVNGFTFFKKKKQAILSFRDGFTDSRNDQNPIVYIEDTTRKAHNGCRLRKRRRS; the protein is encoded by the exons ATGTTCTCTCATCCCTCGCAGAAAACAAAAACCCTAATCGCCCTAGCAATGTTCTCTCATCGCTCCGTTTCTCGCTTATGTGGTCGGGTCGGGTCAGTCAACCAAGCTTCTCGGATCTTACCCACCCATTTTCATCTCAACTCTCTTTCTCAGAGTTACAGTGTTTTATCAG GTTCAAGGAATTCTAAAGATCATGCTCATATGCTGGCCAATGCATCACCCAATTACTTGGGATCCTTGGCCGCACAGTTGGGTTTTCTGAAAGTGAATGATAATGCATCTCTACCCAGTGCTTTAAATTCTAAAAGTTACATACATTCTGCTAGTCCTAAGAAGTTCGAGTTGGGGAGAGATTCAAGACCAGTGAACTCTGGGAGAGGAATTTTAAATGAAGATAGACCTAATCATTTGGATTTGGGGAGAGATTCGAGACCAGTGAACTTTGCCAGAGGAGTTACGAATGAAAATAGACCAAATCAGTTGGATTTTGGGAGAGATTCGAGACAAATGAACCTTGCCAGAGGAGTTATGAATGGAAATAGACCAAATGACTTTGGTTGGGGTAGAGATTTAAGACCAATGAACTTTAACAGAGGAGCTATGGATGAAAATAGAAGCAATGGATTCAGAGGCCCTCAGTTATCTCATCAAGAAGTTGAGAAAGATACTGCTGATATAGTGCATATAAAGCTAATTCGAAATAATGCTTTTGTTACTGTGACTGACTATAAGGGTAACAAAAAAATAGGGGCTTCCGCGGGATGTCTAAAGGATAAAGTTTCTCGTTATTCAGCTGATTCAACTGCAGAGCGTGTAGGGCGACTTGCAAAAGATATGGGATTGAAATCCTTTGTGGTTAAAGTGAATGGATTTACCTTTTTCAAGAAAAAGAAGCAAGCAATTTTAAGCTTCAGAGACGGTTTTACGGATTCCCGGAATGATCAGAATCCAATTGTCTATATTGAAGACACGACTCGAAAAGCTCACAACGGATGCAGACTTAGAAAGCGGCGTCGCAGTTGA
- the LOC141700501 gene encoding flavonoid 3'-monooxygenase, translated as MVSTIALLVLYTSIVAVVIYCLLSLRTLLFNRHSSPYPLPPGPKPWPIIGNMPHLGTIPHHSLASLAQTYGPLMHLRLGFVHVVVACSADVAAHFLKTHDSKFSNRPPNSGAKHIAYNYQDMVFAPYGPRWRMLRKICAVHLFSAKALDDFRHVRQEEVGVLVGGLGGAGKRPVQLGQLLNICATNALGRVMLGKRVFNYGSSAGSGDPKADEFKDMVVEMMTLAGVFNIGDFIPPLECLDLQGVAKKMKKLHARFDFFLNQILEEHKISGGHGGAGNSKNADLLTTLLSLKDVVDSEGGKLTDTEIKALLLNLFTAGTDTSSSTVEWAIAEVLRNPEILAQARKELDSVIGPDRLVTELDLPRLPYLQAVVKETFRLHPSTPLSLPRIASESCEINGYFIPKGSTLLVNVWAIARDPNMWADPLEFRPERFLPGGEKPNVDVTGNDFEVIPFGAGRRICAGLSLGLRMVQLLTATLLHSFDWTLADGQEAKNINMDEAYGLTLQRAVPLMVHPTPRLAQQVYDA; from the exons ATGGTTTCTACAATAGCTCTGTTAGTACTCTACACATCAATTGTTGCAGTGGTCATTTACTGCCTACTTAGCCTACGTACTCTCTTGTTTAACCGTCACTCGAGCCCATATCCACTTCCACCTGGTCCAAAACCATGGCCTATTATAGGCAATATGCCTCACCTAGGCACCATACCTCACCACTCCTTAGCTTCCCTGGCTCAGACTTATGGTCCTCTCATGCACCTCAGGCTGGGGTTTGTTCATGTGGTGGTGGCGTGCTCAGCGGACGTGGCTGCGCACTTCTTGAAAACCCATGATTCTAAATTTTCCAACCGGCCCCCGAATTCGGGAGCTAAACACATTGCTTATAATTACCAGGATATGGTGTTTGCACCGTATGGACCCAGGTGGCGCATGTTGAGGAAGATTTGTGCTGTACATCTTTTCTCCGCTAAGGCTCTTGATGATTTTCGCCATGTTCGCCAG GAGGAGGTTGGAGTACTGGTTGGTGGGCTAGGTGGTGCTGGGAAAAGGCCAGTACAATTGGGACAATTATTGAATATATGTGCCACAAATGCACTAGGACGCGTGATGCTAGGCAAGAGGGTGTTCAACTATGGCAGCTCTGCGGGTTCTGGTGATCCCAAGGCCGATGAGTTTAAAGACATGGTGGTTGAGATGATGACCCTTGCTGGTGTTTTTAACATTGGTGATTTTATCCCTCCCCTCGAGTGTCTTGACTTGCAAGGCGTCGCTAAAAAGATGAAAAAACTTCATGCACGCTTTGATTTCTTCTTGAATCAAATCTTGGAGGAGCATAAAATCTCCGGGGGACATGGCGGTGCGGGAAATTCAAAGAACGCTGATTTGTTGACTACATTGTTGTCGTTAAAAGATGTTGTTGATAGCGAAGGTGGAAAGCTTACTGATACTGAGATTAAGGCTTTGCTTTTG AACTTATTTACAGCAGGAACAGATACATCTTCCAGCACAGTAGAGTGGGCCATTGCTGAGGTTCTTCGCAACCCGGAGATCTTAGCCCAGGCCCGAAAAGAACTGGACTCTGTAATTGGGCCAGACCGGCTTGTGACAGAGTTGGACCTTCCACGACTACCCTACCTTCAAGCTGTTGTCAAAGAAACGTTCCGTCTTCACCCCTCAACTCCGCTCTCCCTACCTCGGATAGCGTCCGAGAGCTGTGAAATTAACGGCTATTTTATACCAAAAGGATCCACGCTTCTCGTAAATGTATGGGCCATAGCCCGGGACCCAAATATGTGGGCTGATCCGCTAGAGTTCCGACCCGAGCGATTTTTACCGGGAGGAGAAAAGCCCAATGTTGATGTAACGGGAAATGATTTTGAAGTGATACCGTTTGGGGCTGGACGAAGAATTTGTGCTGGTTTGAGCCTTGGGCTTCGCATGGTCCAACTACTAACTGCAACGCTGTTGCATTCATTTGATTGGACATTGGCAGATGGACAAGAGGCGAAAAATATTAATATGGATGAGGCTTATGGGCTGACTTTGCAGCGGGCTGTTCCGTTAATGGTGCATCCTACCCCAAGGCTAGCCCAACAAGTGTATGATGCTTGA